A window of the Vibrio ostreae genome harbors these coding sequences:
- the lptD gene encoding LPS assembly protein LptD: MSRFSRTFLAASISAALFAPQTQADATVDDSVQELPTIDQCLVDKPAAENSAQQPINVEADKLEAINGDRATYSGHVVVIQGNKQIQADNVTLHQKENLVVAEGNVNFSDGQVRARSDKATNDLTNDQMTLENTEYKFLCEPGRGNAAYISKTGKAVYEIEDGSITSCPEDDNAWRLRASGIHVDQDEEQATFYNPRLEVLDVPVFYFPYLTVPIGDTRKTGFLYPTVSYGSRDGFELEVPFYWNLAPQYDLETTLHYMDKRGTQLNSIFRYLTDFGQGSLKSEFLPDDDLNPDLGKRWAFQYQHSGIYDQSWKFDFDYSKVSDINYFSDLSSSIGNREDGQLIQEGEVAYRSQNWDSAIRVRQFQLLLDDNNSTQQPYRLMPQLAFNYYSPQALRYMDLDFKSHISRFETDANGRPSATRVHIEPGMQIPIATTWGTWTTEARVLGTYYQQDLDDVDMTDSDNRDLEESVTRVIPEFRTHAGIVLERNTKIFDSYTQTLEPQIQYLYVPKKDQSNIALYDTTLLQTDYYGLFRSRKYSNIDRVAAANQLSYGASTRFFDDAYKERLNISFGQIFYIDKDLKVRSTASDEETESNYSAWAVEMDFNYDDFLFYHGGVQYDVDTSSMQLANSTLEYRFDGGFIQTNYRYVPKEYIQETVDFDVSNITEDGISQAGLLASYQLSRKWSFSGQYFYDLTTDQALEWLAGFRYTSDCWYMGFNYSNQLKGWNQTLSDGYDNFGDPDYENNFSFNIGIIGFGTSVGSDSDLLSSSDNSLGYGRPFFLNN; encoded by the coding sequence ATGTCACGTTTTTCCCGCACGTTTTTAGCCGCTTCGATTAGCGCCGCGCTCTTTGCGCCTCAGACTCAAGCAGACGCTACGGTGGATGACAGTGTGCAGGAACTGCCCACTATCGATCAATGCCTGGTGGATAAACCAGCAGCAGAGAATTCCGCCCAACAGCCTATCAATGTCGAAGCGGATAAGCTAGAAGCAATTAATGGCGATCGCGCCACCTACTCCGGCCATGTTGTTGTCATTCAGGGTAATAAGCAGATTCAGGCTGACAATGTGACCCTGCACCAGAAAGAGAACCTGGTGGTGGCTGAAGGTAATGTGAATTTCAGTGACGGCCAGGTCAGAGCGCGCTCAGATAAAGCCACCAATGATCTGACCAATGATCAGATGACACTGGAGAACACGGAATACAAATTCCTGTGTGAGCCAGGCCGTGGTAATGCAGCCTATATCTCCAAGACAGGTAAAGCGGTATACGAGATTGAAGATGGCTCAATTACCTCCTGTCCGGAAGATGATAATGCCTGGCGCCTGAGAGCCTCGGGGATTCATGTCGACCAGGATGAGGAACAGGCCACCTTCTATAACCCGCGTCTGGAAGTGCTCGACGTGCCGGTGTTTTACTTCCCGTACCTGACCGTGCCGATTGGTGATACCCGTAAAACTGGTTTCCTGTATCCGACCGTTTCTTACGGTTCGCGCGATGGTTTCGAACTGGAAGTACCATTCTACTGGAACCTGGCACCGCAGTACGATCTGGAAACCACCCTGCACTATATGGACAAGCGTGGTACTCAGCTCAACAGTATCTTCCGCTACCTGACTGATTTTGGTCAGGGCAGCCTCAAATCTGAGTTTTTGCCGGATGATGATCTGAACCCGGATCTGGGTAAGCGCTGGGCATTCCAGTATCAGCACAGCGGCATTTATGACCAGTCATGGAAATTCGATTTCGATTACTCCAAAGTCAGCGATATTAACTACTTCTCTGATCTGAGCTCGTCGATCGGTAACCGTGAAGACGGTCAGCTGATTCAGGAAGGTGAAGTTGCCTACCGCAGCCAGAACTGGGACAGCGCAATCCGGGTACGCCAATTCCAGCTGCTGCTGGATGATAACAACAGCACCCAGCAGCCTTATCGTCTGATGCCGCAACTGGCGTTTAACTACTATTCACCTCAGGCTCTGCGTTACATGGATCTGGACTTTAAATCGCATATTTCGCGTTTTGAGACCGATGCCAACGGCCGTCCTTCTGCGACCCGGGTACATATCGAACCAGGCATGCAAATCCCGATTGCCACCACCTGGGGCACCTGGACCACAGAAGCGCGCGTACTGGGCACTTACTATCAGCAAGATCTGGACGACGTCGATATGACCGACTCCGATAACCGCGATCTGGAAGAGAGCGTGACCCGCGTCATTCCTGAATTCCGCACTCACGCCGGTATCGTGCTGGAACGAAATACCAAGATCTTTGACAGCTACACCCAGACCCTGGAACCACAGATCCAGTACCTGTATGTACCTAAAAAAGACCAGAGCAATATCGCCCTGTATGACACTACCCTGCTGCAAACCGACTACTACGGTCTGTTCCGCAGCCGCAAATACAGCAACATCGACCGTGTCGCCGCGGCGAACCAGCTAAGCTACGGCGCTTCCACCCGTTTCTTCGACGATGCGTATAAAGAGCGCCTCAATATCTCGTTCGGTCAGATTTTCTATATCGACAAAGATTTGAAAGTCCGCTCCACAGCATCGGATGAAGAGACGGAGTCGAACTACTCGGCCTGGGCAGTGGAAATGGATTTCAACTACGATGACTTCCTGTTTTACCACGGCGGCGTGCAGTATGACGTCGATACCAGCTCCATGCAGCTCGCCAACAGTACGCTGGAATACCGGTTTGATGGTGGTTTCATCCAGACCAACTACCGTTATGTGCCAAAAGAGTACATTCAGGAAACCGTGGACTTTGATGTCTCCAACATTACTGAAGACGGTATTTCTCAGGCCGGTCTGCTGGCCAGCTACCAGCTGTCACGCAAATGGAGCTTCAGCGGCCAGTACTTCTATGATCTGACCACAGATCAGGCGCTGGAGTGGCTGGCGGGCTTCCGCTATACCTCTGACTGCTGGTACATGGGTTTCAACTACAGCAACCAGCTTAAGGGCTGGAACCAGACCCTTAGCGACGGTTATGACAACTTTGGCGATCCTGATTATGAGAACAACTTCAGCTTCAATATCGGCATTATCGGCTTTGGTACCAGTGTTGGTTCCGACTCTGATCTGCTGAGCAGCAGTGATAACTCTCTGGGCTACGGTCGTCCGTTCTTCCTGAATAACTGA
- the surA gene encoding peptidylprolyl isomerase SurA has translation MKLWKHTLLTLIGLLTIGTAQAQPVEMDRVAVVVNDGVILQSDVDAAMLTVQANAKQNGRSLPAQDVLREQVVEKLIIDTLQQQEADRIGVRIDDERLNQAINDIARDNKQTPEQLRAAVAEQGLTYAEFREQIRKEMSASEARNALVRRRINILPAEVDTLAEILAQETNATVQYKISHIQLRFNDGQDKADVEAQAKKLVQELNDGADFSKMASTYSKGPKALEGGDWGWMRKEEMPTIFADQIKMQNKGTIIGPFRSGVGFHILKIDDVKGLETVAVTEVNARHILIKPTIILSDEGAQKQLNDFIRRINNGEATFAELARQYSQDPGSAAQNGELGYQTPDLYVPEFKHQVETLPVGQISKPFKTVHGWHIVEVMDRREVDRTDSALKNKAYRILFNRKFNEEASAWLQELRAGAFVEVLKDNEDDN, from the coding sequence ATGAAATTGTGGAAACACACCCTACTGACGCTTATCGGGCTACTTACTATCGGTACTGCGCAGGCACAGCCGGTTGAAATGGACCGCGTCGCTGTCGTCGTCAATGACGGCGTTATTTTACAAAGCGATGTGGATGCCGCCATGCTGACCGTTCAGGCCAATGCCAAACAAAACGGTCGTTCACTGCCGGCGCAGGATGTGCTGCGTGAGCAGGTGGTGGAAAAACTGATCATTGATACCCTGCAACAGCAGGAAGCAGATCGGATCGGGGTACGCATCGATGATGAACGCCTTAATCAGGCCATCAACGATATCGCACGGGATAACAAACAGACTCCTGAGCAGCTGCGCGCGGCTGTGGCAGAACAAGGCCTGACCTACGCCGAATTCCGCGAACAGATCCGTAAAGAGATGTCCGCCAGTGAAGCGCGTAATGCACTGGTGCGCCGCCGCATCAACATTCTGCCGGCTGAAGTCGATACCCTGGCCGAGATCCTGGCCCAGGAAACCAATGCCACTGTGCAGTACAAAATCAGCCACATCCAGCTACGCTTCAATGACGGGCAGGATAAAGCTGATGTCGAAGCTCAGGCCAAGAAACTGGTCCAGGAGCTGAACGATGGCGCTGACTTCAGTAAAATGGCCAGCACCTACTCAAAGGGCCCGAAAGCGCTCGAAGGCGGTGACTGGGGCTGGATGCGCAAAGAAGAGATGCCAACCATCTTCGCTGACCAGATTAAAATGCAGAACAAAGGCACTATTATTGGTCCGTTCCGCAGCGGTGTCGGTTTCCACATCCTCAAAATTGATGATGTCAAAGGTCTGGAGACCGTGGCCGTGACTGAAGTCAATGCCCGCCATATCCTGATTAAGCCGACTATTATCCTCAGTGATGAAGGCGCTCAGAAGCAGCTCAATGACTTCATTCGCCGCATTAACAACGGTGAAGCGACCTTTGCTGAACTGGCACGTCAGTACAGCCAGGATCCGGGTTCAGCGGCTCAAAATGGTGAACTGGGTTATCAGACCCCTGACCTGTATGTACCGGAATTTAAACACCAGGTAGAAACCCTGCCAGTGGGGCAAATCAGTAAGCCATTTAAAACCGTGCACGGCTGGCATATTGTCGAAGTGATGGATCGCCGCGAAGTTGACCGTACCGACTCTGCACTGAAAAACAAAGCGTACCGAATTCTGTTCAACCGTAAGTTCAATGAAGAAGCCAGCGCCTGGCTGCAGGAGCTGCGTGCCGGTGCTTTCGTTGAAGTACTCAAGGACAACGAAGATGACAATTAA
- the pdxA gene encoding 4-hydroxythreonine-4-phosphate dehydrogenase PdxA, with the protein MTIKRIVVTAGEPAGIGPDLVLALSQEDWSHQLVVCADKSVLAERAKLLGLDVTLLDYDAAAPASAQRAGTLVVDHITISKPVVAGQLNEANGRYVLNTLERAAAGCMNDEFDAIVTGPVHKGVINRAGVAFSGHTEFFAEQSNTPLVVMMLATEGLRVALVTTHIPLAYVSKAVTSERLEKIIHILHKDLVEKFAIEQPNIYVCGLNPHAGEDGVLGHEEIDTITPTLEKLRQQDGINLIGPLPADTIFSEKYLQHADAVLGMYHDQVLPVLKYKGFGRSVNITLGLPFIRTSVDHGTALDLAGTGSADVGSFRTALAQAIELVDKKKAS; encoded by the coding sequence ATGACAATTAAACGCATCGTCGTCACCGCCGGAGAACCGGCGGGCATTGGCCCGGATCTGGTGTTGGCACTGTCGCAGGAAGACTGGTCGCATCAACTGGTGGTGTGTGCCGACAAATCGGTGCTGGCTGAACGCGCCAAACTGCTCGGCCTTGATGTCACCTTATTAGACTACGATGCTGCAGCACCGGCCTCTGCGCAGCGTGCCGGCACCCTGGTAGTGGATCACATCACGATCAGCAAACCTGTGGTTGCCGGTCAGCTCAATGAAGCCAACGGCCGCTACGTATTAAATACGCTAGAAAGAGCCGCTGCAGGCTGTATGAATGATGAATTTGATGCTATTGTCACCGGCCCCGTGCATAAAGGGGTGATCAACCGGGCTGGCGTTGCATTCAGCGGCCACACCGAGTTCTTTGCTGAGCAGTCCAATACCCCTCTGGTGGTGATGATGCTGGCAACAGAAGGGCTGCGGGTTGCACTGGTCACGACCCATATTCCATTGGCTTATGTGTCTAAAGCGGTAACCAGTGAGCGCCTGGAAAAGATCATTCATATTCTCCACAAGGATTTGGTCGAGAAATTTGCGATTGAGCAGCCGAACATTTATGTTTGCGGCCTCAATCCGCATGCCGGGGAAGATGGTGTACTGGGTCATGAAGAGATCGACACCATCACACCAACCCTGGAAAAATTGCGTCAGCAGGATGGTATCAATCTGATCGGTCCGTTACCGGCCGATACCATCTTCAGCGAAAAATATTTGCAGCATGCAGATGCTGTTCTGGGCATGTACCACGATCAGGTGCTGCCGGTACTGAAATACAAAGGCTTTGGCCGCTCGGTAAACATTACCCTCGGCCTGCCGTTTATTCGGACTTCGGTTGACCACGGTACGGCGCTTGACCTGGCAGGTACAGGCAGCGCAGACGTCGGCAGCTTCAGAACAGCCCTTGCGCAAGCGATTGAATTAGTAGACAAGAAGAAGGCTTCTTGA
- the rsmA gene encoding 16S rRNA (adenine(1518)-N(6)/adenine(1519)-N(6))-dimethyltransferase RsmA: protein MRNDVHLGHKARKRFGQNFLNDPYIIDGIVSAINPRPGQNLVEIGPGLGAITEPVGREVDKFTVIELDRDLAERLRNHPDLADKLTIHEGDAMRFDFTQLVKPGNKLRIFGNLPYNISTPLMFHLFEYHKDVQDMHFMLQKEVVNRLAAGPGSKAYGRLTVMAQYYCKVVPVLEVPPTAFVPPPKVDSAVVRLVPYEVLPHPTTSLKWLDRVVREGFNQRRKTVRNCYKGLLELEVLEELGVNPTMRPENLTLQQFVAMANWLDANHGQQA, encoded by the coding sequence ATGAGAAACGATGTCCATTTAGGACACAAAGCGCGTAAACGTTTTGGTCAGAACTTTCTGAACGATCCATACATCATTGATGGCATCGTATCAGCCATTAACCCTCGTCCGGGACAAAACCTGGTTGAGATCGGTCCTGGTCTGGGTGCCATCACCGAGCCGGTCGGCCGTGAAGTGGATAAGTTCACCGTGATTGAGCTTGACCGTGACCTGGCTGAGCGCCTGCGCAACCATCCGGATCTGGCTGACAAGCTGACCATCCATGAAGGCGATGCAATGCGCTTTGATTTTACCCAGCTGGTGAAGCCGGGTAACAAGCTGCGCATTTTCGGTAACCTGCCGTACAACATCTCTACCCCGTTGATGTTCCACCTGTTTGAATATCATAAAGATGTGCAGGACATGCACTTTATGCTGCAAAAAGAGGTGGTTAACCGTCTGGCAGCAGGTCCGGGCAGCAAGGCTTACGGCCGGCTGACCGTGATGGCGCAATACTACTGCAAAGTGGTTCCAGTACTGGAAGTGCCGCCGACTGCATTTGTGCCGCCACCGAAAGTCGACTCAGCCGTAGTCCGCCTGGTGCCTTACGAGGTTCTGCCACACCCGACGACCAGCCTGAAGTGGCTGGACCGCGTGGTACGTGAAGGCTTTAACCAGCGCCGTAAAACGGTACGTAACTGCTACAAAGGTCTGCTGGAACTGGAAGTACTGGAAGAGCTGGGTGTCAACCCGACCATGCGTCCGGAAAACCTGACCCTGCAGCAATTCGTTGCCATGGCCAACTGGCTTGACGCCAACCACGGCCAGCAGGCATAA
- the apaG gene encoding Co2+/Mg2+ efflux protein ApaG, whose translation MDTATPCIKVQVHTKYIPEQSTPEQQRYVFAYLITIKNLSNQTVQLISRRWLITDANGKQMTVEGDGVVGEQPFIPGHDEYTYSSGTALETPVGVMQGHYIMHDEEGKQFIAEIEPFRLAVPHVLN comes from the coding sequence ATGGATACTGCCACGCCCTGTATTAAGGTACAGGTTCATACCAAATACATACCTGAGCAATCCACCCCGGAACAACAGCGCTATGTTTTCGCCTATTTGATCACGATAAAGAATCTCAGTAACCAAACCGTGCAGTTGATCAGTCGCCGCTGGTTGATTACCGATGCCAACGGCAAACAGATGACAGTCGAAGGCGATGGCGTGGTTGGCGAACAGCCGTTTATCCCCGGTCATGATGAATATACCTACAGCAGCGGTACAGCCCTGGAGACTCCGGTCGGCGTGATGCAGGGCCACTACATCATGCACGATGAAGAGGGTAAACAGTTTATCGCGGAAATTGAGCCATTCCGGCTTGCCGTCCCTCATGTACTGAATTAA
- the apaH gene encoding bis(5'-nucleosyl)-tetraphosphatase (symmetrical) ApaH produces the protein MANYIVGDIQGCLDELQLLLQQAQFSAEQDTLWVAGDLVARGPKSLETLRFIRDLGTAAKVVLGNHDLHLLAVANGIHPVKKKDKTEPIFAAPDGPELLQWLRRQPLLQEHDEFVVAHAGISPMWDLATARAAAEEISALLSGERWLWLIENMYSNMPDQWSADLKGIDRYRYIINSYTRMRFCHPDGKLDMKCKLPPDQVSRKKLLPWFELKQRVALDKTVLFGHWAALEGYRSKQIIGLDTGCVWGGTLTMLRWEDKRYFAVEALQY, from the coding sequence GTGGCCAATTATATTGTCGGTGATATCCAGGGCTGCCTGGATGAATTACAGCTGCTGCTGCAACAAGCCCAGTTCTCTGCCGAGCAGGATACCTTATGGGTCGCCGGTGACCTGGTGGCGCGCGGGCCAAAATCGCTCGAAACATTGCGTTTTATCCGCGATCTCGGCACGGCCGCTAAAGTCGTACTGGGGAATCACGATTTGCACCTGTTGGCGGTCGCCAACGGTATCCACCCGGTCAAAAAGAAAGACAAGACCGAGCCGATTTTCGCCGCACCGGACGGGCCTGAGCTGCTGCAATGGCTACGTCGTCAGCCGCTGCTGCAGGAACATGATGAGTTTGTCGTTGCCCACGCCGGCATTTCACCGATGTGGGATCTAGCGACTGCCAGAGCGGCAGCGGAGGAAATCAGCGCCCTGCTCAGCGGTGAGCGCTGGTTGTGGCTGATTGAAAACATGTACAGCAATATGCCGGATCAGTGGAGCGCGGATTTAAAAGGTATCGATCGCTACCGCTATATCATCAACAGTTACACCCGGATGCGCTTCTGCCATCCCGACGGCAAACTGGATATGAAATGCAAGTTACCGCCGGATCAGGTCAGCCGTAAAAAGCTGCTGCCATGGTTTGAGCTCAAACAGCGGGTCGCGCTGGATAAAACCGTATTATTCGGCCACTGGGCCGCGCTGGAAGGCTATCGCAGCAAGCAAATCATCGGCCTGGATACCGGCTGTGTCTGGGGCGGAACTCTGACTATGCTGCGCTGGGAAGATAAACGTTATTTTGCAGTTGAGGCGTTGCAGTACTGA
- the folA gene encoding type 3 dihydrofolate reductase, with protein sequence MVISMIAALARNGNIERDNPHVIGNDNEMPWHLPADFIWFKQHTLGKPVIMGRKTYESIGKPLPGRRNIVITRNPEYSAEGVTIVPSLEIALAEAGDADEAMIIGGGSIYNEALPKASKLYLTFIDAEISGDTYFPEWDSSWTETHREHYRADEKNQYDMDFVVLEKI encoded by the coding sequence GTGGTTATTAGTATGATTGCTGCTTTGGCACGCAACGGGAATATCGAACGAGATAATCCACACGTTATCGGGAATGATAATGAAATGCCTTGGCACTTGCCTGCGGATTTCATTTGGTTCAAGCAACATACGCTTGGAAAACCAGTAATTATGGGTCGTAAGACTTATGAATCGATTGGTAAACCTTTGCCTGGCCGTAGAAATATAGTGATTACACGCAATCCGGAGTATTCCGCCGAGGGTGTTACTATAGTGCCATCTCTAGAAATCGCTTTGGCAGAAGCTGGAGATGCAGACGAAGCTATGATTATCGGTGGAGGTAGCATCTACAATGAAGCTTTGCCAAAAGCGAGTAAACTTTATCTGACTTTTATCGATGCGGAAATTTCTGGCGATACCTACTTCCCTGAATGGGACAGTAGCTGGACAGAAACTCATCGTGAGCACTACCGTGCCGATGAAAAAAACCAGTACGATATGGATTTTGTTGTGCTTGAGAAAATCTAG
- a CDS encoding threonine/serine exporter family protein, giving the protein MNWQLLLGLIDDMFFAAIPAVGFALVFNVPVRALKYCALGGAIGHGSRFIMMHFGIPIEWATFFAATIVGMIGVHWSHKFLAHPKVFTVAALIPMVPGVFAYRAMIAMVEINHLGFNPELLETLLENFLKAMFIIAGLAVGLAVPGLLFYRRKPIV; this is encoded by the coding sequence ATGAACTGGCAACTGTTACTCGGACTGATTGACGATATGTTTTTTGCCGCCATTCCAGCGGTCGGCTTTGCGCTGGTGTTTAACGTACCGGTGCGGGCACTCAAATATTGCGCGCTGGGCGGAGCGATAGGGCATGGCTCACGCTTTATCATGATGCATTTTGGCATTCCGATTGAATGGGCGACATTTTTCGCCGCTACTATCGTGGGTATGATTGGCGTGCACTGGTCGCACAAATTTCTTGCGCACCCGAAAGTGTTTACTGTTGCGGCCCTGATCCCTATGGTGCCGGGCGTATTTGCGTACCGGGCGATGATCGCTATGGTGGAGATCAACCATCTCGGCTTTAATCCGGAGCTGCTGGAAACCCTGCTTGAGAACTTTCTTAAAGCGATGTTCATCATTGCCGGCCTTGCGGTTGGTCTTGCTGTGCCGGGGCTGTTATTCTATCGCCGCAAGCCGATTGTATAG
- a CDS encoding threonine/serine exporter family protein, with amino-acid sequence MTSQQRSISRLIAQAGQMLLAHGAESTLVGDIMRRIGLACGMSEVEVSLSASSLVVTTVQQGHCITTTRRCADRGINMRAVTEIQRICIMIERGLLDHNMAQKKLNQISPERYNRWVVVVMIGLSCAAFSRLAGGDWTVFAITFIASAVGMTVRQEIGHRHFNPLLNFAATAFVTSVISAQAVNFQLGNNPTLVMASSVLMLVPGFPLINSVADMLKGYIDIGIARFVMASLLTLSTCLGIIAAMSITGIWGW; translated from the coding sequence ATGACCTCGCAACAGAGAAGTATTTCTCGTTTGATTGCTCAGGCCGGACAAATGCTGCTGGCTCATGGAGCGGAAAGTACCCTGGTTGGGGATATTATGCGCCGCATCGGGCTGGCGTGTGGCATGAGCGAGGTGGAAGTCTCGTTATCAGCCAGTTCACTGGTGGTTACCACAGTACAACAGGGCCACTGTATTACCACGACCCGCCGCTGCGCGGATCGCGGAATTAACATGCGGGCAGTGACGGAGATCCAGCGCATCTGCATTATGATCGAGCGTGGCTTGCTGGATCATAACATGGCACAAAAAAAGCTGAATCAGATCAGCCCAGAGCGCTACAACCGCTGGGTGGTGGTCGTGATGATCGGTTTGTCGTGTGCGGCATTCAGCCGCCTGGCCGGTGGTGACTGGACCGTGTTTGCCATCACCTTTATTGCCTCTGCGGTCGGTATGACAGTACGTCAGGAGATCGGCCATCGTCATTTCAATCCGCTGCTTAACTTTGCCGCGACCGCTTTTGTCACTTCAGTGATTTCCGCCCAGGCGGTGAACTTTCAGCTCGGCAATAACCCGACTCTGGTGATGGCATCTTCTGTGCTGATGCTGGTGCCGGGTTTCCCGCTGATCAATTCGGTGGCAGATATGCTTAAGGGGTACATCGATATCGGTATTGCCCGTTTTGTGATGGCCAGTCTGCTGACGCTGTCGACCTGTCTTGGCATTATAGCCGCGATGAGTATTACCGGAATCTGGGGGTGGTAA
- the cgtA gene encoding Obg family GTPase CgtA has protein sequence MKFVDEAVIKVEAGDGGNGVVSFWREKFVTKGGPDGGDGGDGGDVYIQADENLNTLVDYRFQRFYAAERGQNGSGGNCTGKRGKDITLKVPVGTRAVDIHTNEIVGEVAEHGKKVMIAKGGWHGLGNTRFKSSVNRAPRQKTMGTKGEVRELRLELLLLADVGMLGLPNAGKSTFIRSVSAAKPKVADYPFTTLIPSLGVVSVVPEKSFVVADIPGLIEGAAEGAGLGIRFLKHLERCRVLLHMIDILPIDGSEPAQNALTIMDELEQYSEKLAKKPVWLVFNKADLMLEEEADEKIQEILEALAWEGPYFKVSAVNKQGTAELCRELADFMETLPRAEEELSEEQKVEFMWDDYHKDAMAGRNVITEDDDDDWDDWDDEEDDGHVIYVRE, from the coding sequence ATGAAATTCGTTGATGAAGCGGTAATTAAAGTCGAAGCAGGCGATGGCGGTAACGGTGTCGTGAGCTTTTGGCGTGAAAAATTCGTAACGAAAGGTGGCCCTGACGGCGGCGACGGCGGCGATGGCGGCGATGTCTACATCCAGGCTGATGAGAACTTAAACACACTGGTTGACTATCGTTTTCAGCGTTTCTACGCGGCAGAACGTGGTCAAAATGGTAGCGGCGGTAACTGTACCGGTAAACGCGGTAAAGACATTACGCTGAAAGTGCCGGTTGGAACTCGTGCGGTAGATATTCATACCAATGAGATTGTCGGGGAAGTGGCTGAGCATGGCAAGAAAGTCATGATTGCCAAAGGTGGCTGGCACGGTCTGGGTAACACCCGTTTTAAATCGTCGGTAAACCGCGCGCCACGTCAAAAGACTATGGGTACCAAAGGTGAGGTTCGTGAACTGCGTCTTGAGCTGCTGCTGCTGGCTGATGTCGGTATGCTGGGCCTGCCGAACGCAGGTAAATCAACCTTTATTCGTTCTGTGTCAGCAGCGAAGCCAAAGGTAGCGGATTATCCGTTTACCACCTTGATCCCAAGTCTGGGTGTCGTGAGTGTAGTACCTGAGAAAAGCTTTGTGGTTGCTGACATTCCAGGGCTGATCGAAGGTGCTGCTGAAGGTGCCGGTCTGGGGATTCGCTTCCTCAAACACCTTGAGCGTTGTCGCGTGCTATTGCACATGATCGATATTTTACCTATCGATGGAAGTGAACCAGCCCAAAACGCGCTGACCATTATGGATGAGCTGGAGCAGTACAGCGAAAAGCTGGCCAAGAAGCCTGTTTGGTTGGTGTTCAATAAAGCGGATCTGATGCTGGAAGAAGAAGCGGATGAAAAGATCCAGGAGATCTTAGAAGCGCTCGCGTGGGAAGGCCCTTACTTCAAGGTTTCAGCGGTCAACAAACAAGGTACGGCGGAACTTTGTCGCGAGCTGGCTGACTTCATGGAAACTCTGCCGCGCGCCGAAGAAGAGCTGAGCGAAGAGCAGAAAGTCGAGTTTATGTGGGATGATTACCACAAAGACGCCATGGCTGGTCGTAACGTGATCACCGAAGATGATGACGACGACTGGGATGACTGGGATGACGAAGAAGACGATGGTCACGTCATCTATGTGCGTGAATAA
- the rpmA gene encoding 50S ribosomal protein L27: MAHKKAGGSTRNGRDSESKRLGVKRFGGESVLAGNIIVRQRGTKFHAGTNVGIGKDHTLFALSDGKVKFEVKGPKNRKFVSIDAE, encoded by the coding sequence ATGGCACACAAAAAAGCTGGTGGTTCTACTCGTAACGGCCGCGATTCTGAAAGTAAACGCCTTGGTGTAAAACGTTTCGGCGGTGAATCTGTACTTGCAGGTAACATCATCGTTCGTCAACGTGGCACTAAGTTCCACGCTGGTACTAACGTAGGTATCGGTAAAGACCACACTCTGTTCGCTCTATCTGACGGTAAAGTGAAATTCGAAGTGAAAGGTCCTAAAAACCGTAAATTCGTTAGCATCGACGCTGAATAA
- the rplU gene encoding 50S ribosomal protein L21 yields MYAVFQSGGKQHRVSEGQTLRLEKLDVETGATVEFDKVLLVANGEEIQVGAPLVEGGKVTAEVVQHGRGDKVKIVKFRRRKHSRKQQGHRQWFTEVKITGINA; encoded by the coding sequence ATGTACGCTGTTTTCCAATCTGGTGGTAAACAACACCGTGTAAGCGAAGGTCAAACTCTTCGTTTAGAGAAATTAGACGTTGAAACTGGCGCAACTGTAGAATTTGATAAAGTTCTGCTGGTTGCTAACGGTGAAGAAATCCAAGTTGGCGCTCCTCTGGTAGAGGGCGGTAAAGTGACTGCTGAAGTTGTACAGCACGGTCGTGGCGATAAAGTTAAAATCGTTAAGTTCCGTCGTCGTAAGCACTCTCGTAAGCAACAAGGTCACCGTCAGTGGTTCACAGAAGTGAAAATCACTGGTATCAACGCTTAA